The following proteins are co-located in the Lacticaseibacillus paracasei subsp. paracasei genome:
- the mvk gene encoding mevalonate kinase: MEIGTGKSYAKIILLGEHAVVYGEPAIALPVKSVGLSARVTPQPDGRQTVTSSFFTGNLNAGQLTNFAGIAMLIRRLLIFFNAKNQGFHLTITSALPSERGMGSSAATAVAVVRAFYDAFQTSLSHDTLLNWAAVSEKALHGNPSGLDAATASAERPQWFVRGKAPRSIMMPRNGVLLIADTGVAGQTKIAVGAVADRLKQNPKMYRPLIKDIGDTVRQAALALAQDDIITLGQLFNRDQADLSALGVSSPDLDRLINVAIDNGAYGAKLTGSGMGGCMIALAASDQAVAITTALKAANAAKVWEYHFESK, translated from the coding sequence ATGGAAATCGGGACGGGAAAAAGTTATGCAAAAATTATTCTGCTTGGCGAACACGCGGTCGTGTATGGGGAACCGGCCATTGCACTGCCAGTGAAGAGTGTCGGCTTGTCAGCTCGCGTCACGCCTCAGCCGGATGGCAGACAAACTGTGACGTCTTCTTTTTTCACAGGAAATTTAAATGCTGGTCAATTGACCAATTTTGCCGGTATTGCCATGCTTATTCGACGTTTATTGATCTTCTTTAACGCCAAGAATCAAGGATTTCATTTAACCATCACGAGTGCTTTGCCTTCCGAGCGCGGTATGGGCTCATCTGCCGCAACCGCTGTGGCAGTTGTTCGCGCTTTTTACGATGCATTTCAAACATCGCTATCACACGACACATTACTGAACTGGGCCGCTGTCTCTGAAAAAGCTTTGCATGGCAATCCAAGCGGTCTTGATGCTGCCACGGCTAGCGCTGAGCGGCCGCAATGGTTCGTCCGTGGTAAGGCGCCGCGCTCGATCATGATGCCACGAAACGGTGTGTTGCTAATTGCCGATACTGGCGTTGCCGGACAAACTAAAATTGCAGTTGGAGCAGTGGCAGATCGTTTAAAGCAGAATCCCAAAATGTACCGGCCGCTCATCAAGGATATCGGTGACACCGTTCGCCAGGCAGCATTGGCGTTGGCGCAAGATGATATTATTACCTTAGGCCAACTGTTCAATCGCGATCAGGCCGATCTGTCTGCACTTGGCGTTAGCAGTCCTGACCTTGACCGTCTCATTAACGTGGCGATTGATAACGGTGCTTATGGCGCTAAATTAACAGGCTCAGGGATGGGTGGTTGCATGATTGCTTTAGCAGCCAGTGATCAAGCGGTAGCGATTACCACGGCGCTTAAAGCTGCTAATGCGGCTAAAGTGTGGGAATACCATTTTGAATCGAAATGA
- the mvaD gene encoding diphosphomevalonate decarboxylase has translation MTTYARAHTNIALIKYWGKANRKLMLPATSSISLTLNDFYTDTAVTFDPSLNDDRFMLNGEEQNPVAVSRFLDRVRHLGKISTYAQVTSLNHVPTAAGLASSASAFAALATAASRAAGLNLSPTELSRLARRGSGSATRSIFGGAVIWHRGHDDASSFAEPLAIQPSLPLRMLVVTVSAEKKAVSSRKGMANTVATSPYYDAWVASNESLIEPMITALAEDDLALIGKLTELSSMRMHAAIMAEEPPFTYFLPETLRAWQLVQEQRALGIPAFATMDAGPNVKILTTEPYVDILLTALRPVFGDRILSTRLGPDASIITKEQFDDTKSAIASQG, from the coding sequence ATGACGACTTATGCACGCGCGCACACAAATATTGCGCTGATTAAATATTGGGGAAAAGCCAATCGCAAGTTGATGCTGCCAGCCACAAGCAGCATTTCTTTAACTTTAAATGACTTTTATACTGACACAGCAGTGACATTTGATCCTAGTCTAAATGATGATCGCTTCATGCTTAACGGTGAAGAACAAAACCCGGTTGCGGTCAGCCGCTTTTTGGATCGGGTTCGGCACTTAGGAAAAATTAGCACGTACGCCCAAGTCACTTCCTTGAATCACGTGCCGACTGCTGCCGGGCTGGCAAGTTCAGCCTCTGCTTTTGCTGCCTTGGCCACTGCTGCCAGCCGCGCGGCAGGTCTAAACCTTTCTCCGACTGAACTATCAAGATTAGCGCGCCGCGGATCAGGTTCAGCAACGCGCTCTATCTTTGGTGGTGCCGTTATCTGGCATCGCGGCCATGACGACGCCTCTTCATTCGCTGAACCACTCGCGATTCAACCTAGTTTGCCATTACGAATGCTTGTGGTCACGGTATCTGCTGAAAAAAAGGCGGTCAGTTCACGAAAAGGCATGGCCAACACAGTGGCCACAAGTCCCTACTATGATGCCTGGGTGGCCTCAAATGAAAGTTTAATTGAACCAATGATTACCGCGTTGGCTGAAGACGACTTAGCGCTGATCGGCAAATTGACAGAATTGTCCAGTATGCGCATGCATGCGGCGATTATGGCCGAGGAACCGCCATTCACCTACTTTCTGCCGGAAACATTACGGGCGTGGCAATTAGTGCAAGAACAACGGGCTTTGGGTATTCCCGCGTTTGCCACGATGGATGCAGGACCAAATGTCAAAATTCTGACTACTGAACCTTACGTGGACATTTTATTAACCGCCTTGCGCCCTGTGTTCGGTGATCGGATTTTGAGCACACGCCTTGGTCCGGATGCCAGCATCATCACAAAGGAGCAATTTGATGACACAAAGTCAGCAATCGCATCGCAAGGATGA
- the fni gene encoding type 2 isopentenyl-diphosphate Delta-isomerase → MTQSQQSHRKDEHVFLAEKYFQSVAHAGFDQVRLLHRALPETTMAAVDLKPDLPFNWQWPIYINAMTGGSPQTGKLNAQLGQLAQALGVAIASGSQSVALRDPQLVPTFATLRDHDPNGFILANVGAGHHATAAEAAVAMLKANALEIHLNAPQEVVMPEGDRDFMWQANIKSIIATSQVPIVVKEVGNGFIREDLQSLQQLGVQFVDVGGRGGTNFATIENARRSGHDFAYLQDWGQTTVESLLEARGLGLTMLATGGVRSPLDVVKALRLGAHAVGMSGMVLHHLIQTGYEATLAYFQNFLHQLRQLYALLGVTNWQELQEAPIVLSADLEHYRQARGLPGI, encoded by the coding sequence ATGACACAAAGTCAGCAATCGCATCGCAAGGATGAACATGTTTTTCTAGCTGAAAAATACTTTCAATCTGTTGCTCATGCGGGTTTCGATCAGGTTCGTCTTTTGCATCGAGCTTTGCCGGAAACAACCATGGCTGCGGTGGATCTAAAACCTGATCTCCCGTTTAATTGGCAATGGCCGATTTATATCAATGCCATGACCGGCGGCTCGCCACAAACCGGCAAGTTAAACGCCCAGCTAGGCCAGCTCGCCCAAGCTTTGGGGGTGGCGATTGCCAGCGGATCGCAATCGGTGGCATTGCGTGATCCGCAACTAGTCCCGACTTTTGCAACGCTGCGTGATCATGATCCAAACGGGTTTATTTTAGCTAATGTTGGCGCCGGTCATCATGCGACTGCTGCCGAGGCGGCGGTGGCAATGTTAAAAGCGAATGCACTGGAAATTCATCTCAATGCTCCTCAGGAAGTGGTCATGCCTGAGGGCGATCGCGACTTTATGTGGCAGGCTAACATTAAGAGCATCATTGCGACTAGCCAAGTCCCTATCGTCGTAAAAGAGGTCGGTAATGGCTTTATTCGTGAAGATCTTCAGTCCTTACAACAGCTGGGGGTTCAATTTGTTGACGTTGGCGGTCGCGGCGGAACAAACTTTGCCACGATCGAAAATGCTCGTCGTTCGGGCCACGATTTTGCTTATTTACAAGACTGGGGACAGACAACGGTTGAATCATTGCTTGAAGCGCGCGGACTCGGTCTAACCATGCTTGCAACTGGCGGCGTTCGTTCACCATTAGATGTTGTGAAGGCATTGCGGCTGGGCGCTCATGCAGTCGGCATGAGTGGTATGGTGCTTCATCACTTAATTCAAACTGGCTATGAAGCGACGCTGGCCTATTTTCAGAACTTTCTGCACCAATTGCGCCAACTTTACGCGTTATTGGGCGTCACCAATTGGCAGGAGCTGCAAGAAGCCCCAATCGTGCTAAGTGCTGATTTGGAACATTATCGTCAGGCTCGTGGCTTACCGGGAATTTGA
- a CDS encoding RsmF rRNA methyltransferase first C-terminal domain-containing protein, with protein sequence MQLPEAFKEKYTRLLGDEAAAFLATFEAPAESGFRRDPAKPWPLDESLTEPIPWSPWGYYGKVAGNDIDHVAGLVYSQEPSAQFVGTVAAPKPGERVLDLCAAPGGKSTQLACYLGDTGLLVSNEINGPRSKVLSGNLERWGTRQILVTNNDPDTLAKAWPQMFDRILVDAPCSGEGMFRKDPDAIQYWHADYPAQCAERQKQILKAAVKMLAPGGTLIYSTCTFSPEEDEQIIAWLLANNAFTLTPIKQYPGMEAGRPAWADGNPELAKTVRLFPHRLRGEGHFVAKLKLAGAPASHQPARLPLKPLAKPAKDEVDAFVAASLTKQPSGLFYRHGDFLSILPTTMIPFEHVKVVRAGLELGSFRKKRFEPSHSLAAALNPDDFQTVIEVDADGYARYRHGETLPSKVSGKRFVLLTFEHKPFAIGKLVNGTIKNYYPKGLRV encoded by the coding sequence GTGCAACTACCTGAAGCATTTAAGGAAAAATATACTCGTTTGCTGGGCGATGAAGCAGCTGCTTTTTTAGCGACATTTGAAGCACCTGCGGAAAGTGGCTTTCGGCGTGATCCAGCCAAGCCGTGGCCATTGGACGAGTCATTAACTGAACCAATTCCTTGGAGTCCGTGGGGTTATTATGGCAAGGTCGCCGGCAACGACATTGATCACGTTGCCGGACTTGTTTATAGTCAGGAGCCAAGTGCGCAGTTTGTCGGTACTGTTGCAGCCCCAAAGCCGGGTGAACGGGTATTAGATTTGTGTGCAGCGCCAGGCGGTAAATCGACCCAACTTGCTTGCTATTTAGGCGACACTGGGCTTTTGGTCAGCAATGAGATCAATGGTCCGCGGTCAAAAGTTTTGTCAGGCAATCTGGAACGGTGGGGTACTCGGCAGATTTTAGTAACGAATAATGATCCTGACACGTTGGCAAAAGCGTGGCCACAAATGTTTGATCGAATTTTGGTTGATGCACCTTGTTCAGGAGAAGGCATGTTTCGTAAAGATCCGGATGCAATCCAGTATTGGCATGCGGACTATCCTGCGCAATGTGCTGAGCGGCAAAAGCAGATTCTCAAAGCGGCTGTGAAGATGCTAGCACCAGGCGGCACGTTGATTTACTCGACTTGCACCTTTAGTCCTGAAGAAGATGAGCAAATCATTGCCTGGCTATTGGCCAATAACGCGTTCACGCTTACGCCGATTAAGCAATATCCGGGGATGGAAGCTGGGCGGCCAGCGTGGGCCGATGGCAATCCGGAACTGGCCAAAACAGTCCGACTGTTTCCTCACCGATTGCGTGGCGAAGGGCATTTTGTTGCTAAGCTGAAGTTAGCAGGGGCACCAGCATCACATCAACCAGCCCGTTTGCCGCTTAAACCGCTAGCCAAGCCGGCGAAGGATGAAGTTGATGCGTTTGTAGCGGCAAGCCTAACCAAGCAGCCCAGCGGCCTATTTTATCGGCATGGCGATTTTCTTTCAATTTTACCAACAACGATGATCCCGTTTGAGCACGTGAAAGTGGTGCGTGCCGGTCTGGAACTCGGAAGTTTCCGGAAGAAACGATTTGAACCAAGTCATAGTTTAGCAGCTGCTCTTAATCCGGATGATTTTCAAACTGTGATTGAGGTTGATGCGGACGGTTATGCACGTTATCGGCACGGTGAAACGTTGCCAAGCAAGGTAAGTGGCAAACGTTTTGTTCTGCTGACATTCGAGCATAAGCCATTTGCAATTGGTAAATTGGTGAATGGTACCATCAAAAATTATTATCCAAAAGGGTTGCGTGTTTGA
- a CDS encoding ABC transporter permease, with product MKKLFLIDLLWIGLAILAGLVWSQHDQNEYASQLDHLGMSETAQEYVTTSSRSITTAISELDKTDFKGYQVQFVAKQVVYVYQRGTVASLPLDSGQWFSAGDFASSLPVTVVGRDLADKLYTGSNNQRYLQVNGQYVPVLGTVGTRKGSPLNKVIFLNASAQTTNSKLKLKQVKIYVDGASQHSKALKTAFKAKNIHRVHFSDSNASTWWHAYGQTALFSLFLLLGAGLLTMLMVVLMGPLQTAGLDLNMRARYLRGVLSSCGGHIGVSLFLGGLFANWWFYFTTRTNIWVFLVVLTIAAIFFLRYLIHRKDKASATT from the coding sequence GTGAAAAAATTATTCTTGATTGATCTTTTATGGATCGGTTTAGCGATATTAGCCGGTTTAGTATGGTCACAGCATGATCAAAATGAATATGCCAGTCAGCTTGATCACCTCGGCATGTCGGAAACGGCTCAGGAATATGTCACGACAAGTTCGCGCAGCATCACCACCGCGATAAGCGAGCTCGATAAAACTGATTTCAAAGGTTATCAGGTCCAGTTTGTTGCTAAACAAGTCGTGTACGTTTATCAGCGTGGCACAGTTGCGAGCCTGCCACTCGATAGTGGTCAGTGGTTCTCGGCTGGCGATTTTGCCTCCAGTCTGCCGGTGACGGTGGTTGGCCGCGATCTTGCCGATAAACTGTATACTGGCAGTAATAATCAACGTTATTTGCAAGTGAATGGTCAATATGTCCCAGTATTGGGAACGGTGGGCACACGCAAAGGCAGCCCGCTAAATAAAGTTATCTTTCTCAACGCCTCTGCACAAACTACCAATAGTAAGCTGAAACTAAAGCAGGTCAAAATCTATGTTGACGGCGCCAGTCAGCATAGCAAGGCCTTAAAAACCGCTTTCAAAGCAAAAAATATTCATCGGGTCCACTTTAGCGATAGTAATGCTTCGACTTGGTGGCATGCTTATGGTCAAACGGCATTGTTCAGCTTATTCTTATTGTTGGGTGCAGGATTGCTGACGATGCTCATGGTGGTCTTAATGGGGCCGTTGCAAACAGCTGGTTTGGATTTGAATATGCGGGCGCGTTACTTGCGCGGCGTTTTATCTAGCTGTGGTGGTCATATTGGCGTCAGTCTTTTTCTTGGTGGCCTTTTTGCAAACTGGTGGTTCTACTTCACCACGCGAACTAATATTTGGGTCTTTCTTGTCGTTTTGACCATCGCTGCCATTTTCTTCCTCCGTTACTTGATTCACAGAAAGGATAAAGCTAGTGCAACTACCTGA
- a CDS encoding SAM-dependent methyltransferase, translated as MDYWSTLNRLAKQYARIGPLKSQLTAMKDWQASIAAGVLPAHALPWLGLSTPQIDAALTQPQAQLQELLQLDHLLHNFRRYIAFHDGMWSFVHEDLFATWHRLYGPQRYLEVAAGNGYVSAGLRAQGDKTITTDAHTWTKENVTGCQPLVPVKTATANAALFLYAQQVDAVVMAWSPDKDPNDVRFLHIMQHYFPTKQLFVIGERNGATNSRLFWQEARTVPDRRLFALNRAFGHFDAIHERVYRLQ; from the coding sequence ATGGACTATTGGAGCACATTAAATCGGCTGGCCAAACAATATGCGCGCATTGGACCGCTTAAATCACAACTAACTGCCATGAAGGATTGGCAAGCATCTATTGCGGCTGGTGTCTTGCCAGCACATGCGTTACCTTGGTTGGGACTTAGCACGCCGCAAATTGATGCCGCTTTAACCCAGCCACAGGCGCAGCTGCAAGAACTGCTTCAACTAGATCATTTATTGCATAATTTCCGCCGCTACATTGCCTTTCATGATGGCATGTGGTCATTTGTTCATGAAGATCTGTTTGCGACCTGGCATCGACTTTATGGTCCTCAGCGGTACTTGGAAGTGGCAGCTGGTAATGGTTACGTGAGTGCTGGTTTGCGCGCACAAGGCGACAAAACGATCACAACCGATGCGCACACTTGGACGAAAGAAAATGTCACTGGCTGTCAGCCGCTTGTTCCAGTTAAAACCGCCACAGCCAACGCGGCGTTGTTCCTCTACGCCCAACAAGTTGATGCTGTTGTGATGGCTTGGAGCCCAGATAAGGATCCTAATGATGTCCGGTTCCTGCATATTATGCAACACTATTTTCCCACTAAACAATTATTCGTGATCGGCGAACGCAACGGTGCAACCAATAGCCGGTTATTTTGGCAAGAAGCCCGAACCGTTCCGGATCGGCGATTATTCGCGCTTAATCGTGCGTTTGGTCATTTTGATGCGATTCACGAACGAGTTTACCGATTACAATAG
- a CDS encoding metal-sulfur cluster assembly factor, with product MADTSDQAASQDQAYFDKMKQQILDALETVIDPELGVDLINLGLIYGVDLDESGKCTVEMTLTTMGCPLTDMLDADIKRALTTIDGITSVEIHLVWYPAWGPERLSRYAKMALGIH from the coding sequence ATGGCAGACACCAGCGATCAGGCAGCCTCACAAGATCAGGCTTATTTTGATAAAATGAAACAGCAAATTCTTGACGCTTTGGAAACCGTCATTGACCCAGAGCTCGGTGTCGACTTAATTAACCTCGGCTTGATTTATGGGGTTGATTTAGATGAAAGCGGCAAATGTACCGTTGAAATGACATTGACAACGATGGGCTGTCCTTTGACAGACATGTTGGATGCTGATATTAAACGGGCACTGACAACGATTGACGGGATTACCAGCGTTGAAATTCATTTAGTTTGGTATCCAGCGTGGGGGCCAGAACGCCTCAGTCGGTATGCCAAAATGGCGCTGGGCATTCATTAA
- a CDS encoding 2-hydroxymuconate tautomerase, with protein MPLVHIDLIEGRSPEQLKALVKDVTDAIVKDTGAPAEHIHIVLNEMAKEHYSVAGVLASDKA; from the coding sequence ATGCCATTAGTTCACATTGATTTGATTGAAGGCCGTTCACCGGAGCAACTGAAAGCCCTTGTGAAAGACGTGACAGATGCCATTGTCAAAGATACTGGCGCACCCGCTGAGCATATTCACATTGTTCTTAACGAAATGGCTAAGGAACATTATTCAGTTGCCGGTGTACTTGCATCAGATAAGGCTTAA
- a CDS encoding Nif3-like dinuclear metal center hexameric protein: protein MTSGKQIINRFEDFAPLSLAWERDPSGLQLGNPDKPVKTVLVTLDVRPEVVTEAEAIHADMIFSHHPAMFRPVHNLDLRVPQNAMYAQILKDDLLVYAAHTNLDRVQDGMNDWLAEALGLSQVVPFINEGEGANMGRIGLLPDKIRLDAFVEQVKAAYNVKGLRVVARDLDRLVQKVAILGGDGGDAFNDAKQAGADVFITGDVYYHTGHDMLAADLPVIDPGHHIESIMKGKVATLINEWADAEGWDVKAIPSKLSTDPFTFM from the coding sequence ATGACGAGCGGTAAACAGATTATTAATCGATTTGAAGACTTTGCCCCCCTAAGTTTGGCATGGGAACGCGATCCAAGCGGGCTGCAATTAGGTAACCCAGATAAACCAGTTAAAACCGTCCTCGTAACATTAGATGTCCGGCCGGAAGTGGTCACTGAAGCCGAGGCGATTCATGCTGATATGATCTTTTCTCATCATCCAGCGATGTTTCGACCAGTGCATAACTTGGATTTGCGGGTTCCGCAGAATGCCATGTACGCCCAAATTCTAAAGGATGACTTGCTGGTCTATGCAGCGCATACTAACCTTGATCGCGTCCAAGACGGGATGAATGACTGGCTGGCAGAAGCGTTGGGATTAAGTCAAGTTGTGCCTTTTATCAATGAAGGTGAAGGCGCCAACATGGGCCGAATTGGCTTGTTACCAGACAAAATTCGCCTTGATGCTTTTGTTGAACAAGTCAAAGCAGCCTATAACGTTAAAGGGTTGCGCGTGGTTGCCCGCGATCTAGACCGGCTAGTTCAAAAAGTGGCTATTCTCGGCGGTGATGGCGGTGATGCCTTCAACGATGCCAAGCAAGCTGGCGCCGATGTCTTTATCACTGGCGATGTGTATTACCATACCGGTCACGATATGCTAGCCGCCGACCTGCCCGTGATTGATCCCGGCCACCATATCGAGTCGATTATGAAAGGCAAAGTTGCGACTTTGATCAACGAATGGGCCGATGCAGAAGGATGGGATGTTAAAGCCATACCATCTAAACTATCGACTGATCCGTTTACTTTCATGTGA
- a CDS encoding tRNA (adenine(22)-N(1))-methyltransferase: protein MDHIHLSKRLQAISSFIEAGERVADIGTDHAFLPIYLVQQQRINFAIASDIGAGPVAIAKQNVADAGLTAQISVRQADGLASIMPDDAISTVVIAGMGGQLMTDILEAGQPQLDGTETLVLAPNRHQYDVRLWLDQHGYGIIGEDIVEDEGHIYELMAAGRTRPDVPYSEADLRFGPILRRQKSPTFMKKMHREAEKTEAVLEGLADAQMVPLEKIREQQKILSLIKEELDAHDER from the coding sequence ATGGATCATATTCATTTATCAAAACGGCTTCAGGCCATTAGCAGTTTTATTGAGGCAGGCGAACGGGTAGCGGATATCGGCACAGATCACGCTTTTTTGCCGATTTACTTGGTACAGCAGCAACGCATCAATTTTGCGATTGCCAGTGATATTGGAGCGGGACCGGTCGCAATTGCCAAGCAAAACGTTGCGGATGCTGGGTTAACTGCGCAGATCAGCGTCCGTCAAGCTGACGGTTTGGCAAGTATCATGCCTGACGATGCCATTTCAACGGTTGTCATTGCTGGAATGGGCGGTCAGCTGATGACGGATATTCTTGAAGCTGGCCAGCCACAACTAGACGGTACCGAAACCTTGGTACTGGCTCCTAATCGACACCAATACGATGTCCGTTTATGGCTTGATCAGCATGGTTATGGCATTATCGGCGAGGACATTGTCGAAGATGAAGGTCATATTTACGAACTGATGGCAGCTGGTCGAACGCGCCCGGATGTGCCTTATTCGGAAGCTGATTTACGCTTCGGGCCGATTTTACGGCGGCAAAAGAGTCCAACTTTTATGAAAAAAATGCACCGCGAAGCTGAGAAAACCGAGGCTGTGCTTGAAGGTTTGGCTGATGCACAGATGGTGCCGCTAGAAAAGATTCGCGAACAACAAAAAATTTTATCATTAATCAAGGAGGAATTAGACGCACATGACGAGCGGTAA
- the rpoD gene encoding RNA polymerase sigma factor RpoD gives MADKKTATEVDKTTKKTTAKPAAKTAAKTTAVKAAAKKTTAKKTTVKKTTASSKRTTKTTTKAFDDAVKAVIKDYKKKKQITEDDLTDKLVKPFELKSGAIDDLMQKIEDNGIAIVDENGEPAAISLKKQKKVSKKEMSDMSAPSGVKINDPVRMYLKEIGRVSLLTADEEVALALKIEQGDQEAKQRLAEANLRLVVSIAKRYVGRGMQFLDLIQEGNMGLMKAVEKFDYRKGFKFSTYATWWIRQAITRAIADQARTIRIPVHMVETINKLIRIQRQLLQDLGREPTPEEIGAEMDMPTEKVREILKIAQEPVSLETPIGEEDDSHLGDFIEDQDATSPEDHASYELLKEQLESVLDTLTDREENVLRLRFGLDDGRTRTLEEVGKVFGVTRERIRQIEAKALRKLRHPSRSKQLKDFLE, from the coding sequence ATGGCTGATAAAAAAACAGCAACTGAAGTAGACAAGACCACAAAGAAGACAACGGCTAAGCCAGCAGCAAAAACTGCGGCTAAGACAACCGCTGTCAAGGCGGCGGCAAAAAAGACCACCGCGAAGAAAACTACGGTCAAGAAGACTACCGCTAGCAGCAAACGCACGACCAAAACGACAACGAAAGCATTCGACGATGCTGTCAAGGCCGTGATTAAAGATTACAAGAAGAAGAAACAAATTACTGAAGATGACCTGACCGACAAGTTGGTTAAGCCGTTTGAGCTCAAGAGTGGTGCCATTGACGATCTGATGCAAAAGATCGAGGATAATGGGATTGCTATTGTTGATGAAAATGGCGAGCCAGCAGCGATTAGCTTGAAGAAGCAAAAGAAGGTTTCCAAGAAGGAAATGAGTGACATGTCCGCACCTTCAGGGGTCAAAATCAATGACCCTGTGCGGATGTACCTGAAGGAAATCGGCCGAGTTTCCTTGCTGACAGCTGATGAAGAAGTTGCCCTTGCCTTGAAGATTGAACAAGGTGATCAAGAAGCTAAGCAACGTTTGGCTGAAGCTAACTTGCGACTGGTTGTTTCCATCGCTAAGCGTTATGTTGGTCGCGGCATGCAATTCCTGGATCTGATTCAGGAAGGGAACATGGGGCTGATGAAGGCGGTCGAGAAATTCGATTACCGGAAAGGCTTTAAGTTCTCAACGTATGCCACCTGGTGGATTCGGCAGGCTATTACCCGTGCCATCGCTGACCAAGCCCGGACAATTCGGATTCCAGTGCATATGGTTGAAACCATTAACAAATTGATTCGGATTCAACGGCAACTGCTTCAAGACCTTGGTCGTGAACCAACGCCTGAAGAAATCGGCGCGGAAATGGACATGCCAACTGAAAAGGTTCGCGAAATCCTGAAGATTGCGCAAGAACCTGTTTCCTTGGAAACGCCAATTGGTGAAGAGGATGATTCACATCTTGGCGACTTCATTGAAGACCAAGACGCCACCAGTCCTGAAGACCATGCTTCCTATGAACTGCTCAAAGAACAGTTGGAAAGTGTGCTGGATACCTTAACGGATCGTGAAGAAAATGTTTTGCGGTTGCGTTTTGGACTCGATGATGGCCGGACCCGTACCTTGGAAGAGGTCGGCAAGGTCTTTGGCGTGACCCGCGAGCGAATTCGTCAAATCGAAGCTAAGGCATTGCGGAAGCTCCGCCACCCAAGCCGTTCCAAGCAACTTAAGGATTTTCTTGAGTAA